From a single Micromonospora carbonacea genomic region:
- a CDS encoding VOC family protein, translated as MSRPFRPGEAVWVELCTPDPERAEAFYGDLLGWTVRAERLGVGTYRMCGVDGRDVAGISDAAALHGGRPRGWLTYFAVDDVAASARQAVALGGELVTPPRYLPAAGTGAAVVDPFGATFGLYQGESRAGVQALNSVGALCWNELDTGEPARAVAYYRALFGYTTRQRGDAPTARPYTLLMLGDVPVAGVLELDNEWPNLIPSKWITYFAVADLDDALARVAALGGTPTVGPVDSPHGRLHLIKDPGGHTLCLIQLEGGLRPVPDSCDPAVTR; from the coding sequence GTGAGCCGGCCGTTCCGGCCCGGCGAGGCCGTCTGGGTGGAGCTGTGCACCCCGGACCCCGAGCGGGCCGAGGCCTTCTACGGCGACCTGCTCGGCTGGACGGTGCGCGCGGAGCGGCTGGGCGTCGGCACCTACCGCATGTGCGGCGTCGACGGGCGCGACGTCGCCGGCATCTCCGACGCCGCCGCGCTGCACGGGGGCCGCCCCCGGGGCTGGCTCACCTACTTCGCGGTCGACGACGTCGCGGCGTCGGCGCGGCAGGCCGTCGCGCTCGGCGGGGAGCTGGTCACACCCCCGCGCTACCTGCCCGCGGCCGGCACCGGGGCGGCGGTCGTCGATCCCTTCGGCGCGACCTTCGGCCTCTACCAGGGCGAGTCGCGCGCCGGCGTCCAGGCCCTCAACTCGGTCGGCGCGCTGTGCTGGAACGAGCTGGACACCGGCGAGCCCGCGCGGGCCGTGGCCTACTACCGGGCCCTGTTCGGCTACACCACCCGCCAGCGCGGCGACGCGCCGACGGCCCGGCCGTACACGCTGCTGATGCTCGGCGACGTCCCGGTGGCCGGCGTCCTCGAACTGGACAACGAGTGGCCCAACCTCATCCCGTCGAAGTGGATCACCTACTTCGCCGTCGCCGACCTCGACGACGCGCTGGCCCGGGTCGCCGCCCTGGGCGGCACGCCGACCGTCGGGCCGGTCGACAGCCCGCACGGACGCCTGCACCTGATCAAGGACCCGGGCGGGCACACGCTGTGCCTCATCCAGCTCGAAGGCGGGCTCCGCCCCGTACCCGACTCCTGCGACCCGGCGGTGACCCGATGA
- a CDS encoding ABC transporter permease produces the protein MKASTVRRVGSRLASLFASLLIALSLAFLLGRLSGDPTATILGPMAPPEQREALRHELGLDLPLVVQYLDYLRGILTGDLGQSLQFYQSNTSMIADRLPYTLQLVAAGMGLALLVGVPLGVLAATREGTWWDRAASTVALLGQSVPVFWFGMMLVVLFAVKLGWLPAGQSGTPKHLILPALTMSVYPMAHIARLTRASMSEALAEPYIDSARARGLGNRRVVWRHAFANAMMPILTIVVLQTGILLSGAVAVEYVYSWPGLGQLALQAIQFRDFPLVQAIVVFGALVFVLLNLVVDVLHSIVDPRVR, from the coding sequence ATGAAGGCCAGCACCGTCCGCCGGGTCGGCAGCCGGCTCGCGTCCCTGTTCGCGTCGCTGCTGATCGCCCTCAGCCTCGCGTTCCTGCTGGGCCGCCTTTCCGGCGACCCCACCGCGACCATCCTCGGGCCGATGGCGCCGCCGGAGCAGCGCGAGGCGCTGCGCCACGAGCTCGGCCTCGACCTGCCCCTGGTCGTGCAGTATCTCGACTACCTGCGGGGCATCCTCACCGGCGACCTCGGCCAGTCGCTCCAGTTCTACCAGTCCAACACGTCGATGATCGCCGACCGGCTGCCGTACACGCTGCAACTGGTCGCCGCCGGCATGGGCCTCGCCCTGCTCGTCGGCGTGCCCCTCGGCGTCCTCGCCGCGACCCGCGAGGGCACCTGGTGGGACCGGGCCGCCTCCACCGTCGCCCTGCTCGGGCAGTCCGTGCCCGTCTTCTGGTTCGGCATGATGCTCGTGGTGCTGTTCGCCGTGAAGCTCGGCTGGCTGCCCGCCGGGCAGTCGGGCACCCCGAAGCACCTGATCCTGCCCGCCCTCACCATGTCGGTCTACCCGATGGCGCACATCGCCCGGCTCACCCGCGCCTCGATGAGCGAGGCCCTCGCCGAGCCCTACATCGACTCCGCCCGCGCCCGGGGGCTCGGCAACCGCCGGGTCGTGTGGCGGCACGCGTTCGCCAACGCCATGATGCCGATCCTGACGATCGTCGTGCTCCAGACCGGCATCCTGCTCTCGGGCGCGGTCGCCGTCGAGTACGTCTACTCCTGGCCGGGCCTCGGGCAGCTCGCGCTCCAGGCCATCCAGTTCCGCGACTTCCCGCTCGTGCAGGCGATCGTCGTCTTCGGCGCGCTGGTCTTCGTCCTGCTCAACCTGGTCGTCGACGTCCTGCACTCGATCGTCGACCCGAGGGTGAGGTGA
- a CDS encoding acetyl-CoA acetyltransferase, whose product MASRRTVNDVAIVAMGCTPFRDHWHASADDLLVDAVRECVGSTPALTLDDVDAFWVGTQGSGMSGQTLARPLRLTGKPVTRVENYCATGSEAFRNAAYAVASGAYDMVMATGVEKLKDSSYSGLSAVYPPADGTDVDWTAPAGFSLLVPAYQRAYGVDARGMRDALTRVAVKNHANGARNERAQFRKAVTAETVENSPRVAGPLGVMDCSGVSDGAAAAVLVRAEDAHRYTDRPVYLRGMGFVAGSGAGLATDGYDFTTFPEVVAAARQAYEQAGVTDPATQISLAEVHDCFTPTEVVLMEDLGFSERGKAWRDILDGRYDLDGALPVNTDGGLKSFGHPIGATGLRMMFECFTQLRGEAGSRQVPDARLAVAQNLGGQPGSCVAFVAVLGNER is encoded by the coding sequence ATGGCCAGTAGGCGCACGGTCAACGACGTCGCGATCGTCGCGATGGGCTGCACCCCGTTCCGCGACCACTGGCACGCGTCGGCCGACGACCTGCTCGTCGACGCCGTGCGGGAGTGCGTCGGGTCGACGCCCGCGCTCACCCTCGACGACGTCGACGCGTTCTGGGTCGGCACGCAGGGCTCGGGCATGTCCGGGCAGACCCTCGCCCGGCCGCTGCGGCTGACCGGCAAGCCCGTCACCCGCGTCGAGAACTACTGCGCCACCGGCTCCGAGGCGTTCCGCAACGCCGCGTACGCCGTCGCGTCCGGCGCGTACGACATGGTCATGGCGACCGGGGTGGAGAAGCTGAAGGACTCCTCCTACTCGGGGCTGTCCGCCGTCTACCCACCCGCCGACGGCACCGACGTCGACTGGACCGCCCCCGCCGGCTTCTCCCTGCTCGTCCCCGCCTACCAGCGGGCGTACGGGGTGGACGCGCGCGGCATGCGCGACGCCCTGACCCGGGTCGCCGTGAAGAACCACGCCAACGGCGCGCGCAACGAGCGCGCCCAGTTCCGCAAGGCGGTGACCGCCGAGACGGTGGAGAACTCGCCGCGGGTGGCCGGCCCGCTGGGCGTCATGGACTGCTCGGGCGTCTCCGACGGGGCCGCCGCCGCGGTCCTCGTGCGCGCCGAGGACGCCCACCGCTACACCGACCGGCCCGTCTACCTGCGGGGGATGGGCTTCGTCGCCGGGTCGGGGGCCGGGCTGGCCACCGACGGCTACGACTTCACCACCTTCCCGGAGGTGGTCGCGGCGGCCCGGCAGGCCTACGAGCAGGCCGGCGTCACGGACCCGGCCACGCAGATCTCCCTGGCCGAGGTGCACGACTGTTTCACACCGACGGAGGTGGTGCTCATGGAGGACCTCGGGTTCTCGGAACGCGGCAAGGCCTGGCGCGACATCCTCGACGGCCGCTACGACCTCGACGGGGCGCTGCCGGTCAACACCGACGGCGGCCTCAAGTCGTTCGGCCACCCGATCGGCGCGACCGGGCTGCGGATGATGTTCGAGTGCTTCACCCAGCTCCGCGGCGAGGCCGGCAGCCGGCAGGTGCCCGACGCCCGGCTGGCGGTCGCGCAGAACCTCGGCGGGCAGCCCGGCTCCTGCGTCGCGTTCGTGGCGGTCCTGGGGAACGAGCGATGA
- a CDS encoding zinc ribbon domain-containing protein: MPEQPGIDAYAAYLPAYVLADNRLDATTPPRPGGPARGVAAFDEDTVTMAVEALRHVAAATPPGRQLLFATTNAPYEAKTSAGVAHEALGLDPATAAVDLRGHRSGATALDLVVRAGATAALADLRTTRPGAPDELAQGDAAVGLVGGGPAAAALLARAGRTAEVLERWRLPGERHDRVWDERFTAEVLAAAGLDAARHALAEAALDAVDTVVVSSSNPRAAAALRRALRGDGRDATTERATGFTGAAHPGLLLAAALDEARPGQTILLLSATEGADAFVFRVGDGVRAARGGPSVRDQLAARQPLGYGRYLRWRGLLDVQGPARPAAPAPASPPMRRRAGWKYRLEGSRCDACGAVTTPPGRACAACGIAATPDATGKVSLRERTARVVSVTRDHLTTMPEPEVAVVVADVDGGGRLSAYATDVAPADVTVGMAMTPTFRRLWTTDAIHNYFWKLRPTPQDAPPGKDTTDGQ, encoded by the coding sequence ATGCCCGAACAGCCCGGCATCGACGCCTACGCGGCCTACCTCCCGGCGTACGTGCTCGCCGACAACCGACTCGACGCGACGACGCCGCCCCGGCCCGGCGGCCCGGCCCGGGGCGTCGCCGCGTTCGACGAGGACACCGTCACGATGGCCGTCGAGGCGCTGCGCCATGTCGCCGCCGCCACCCCGCCCGGCCGGCAACTGCTGTTCGCCACCACCAACGCCCCGTACGAGGCGAAGACCTCCGCCGGGGTGGCGCACGAGGCCCTCGGCCTCGACCCGGCCACCGCCGCGGTCGACCTGCGCGGGCACCGCAGCGGCGCCACCGCCCTCGACCTCGTCGTCCGGGCCGGCGCGACCGCCGCCCTGGCCGACCTGCGCACCACCCGCCCCGGCGCGCCCGACGAGCTGGCCCAGGGCGACGCCGCCGTCGGCCTCGTCGGCGGCGGCCCGGCCGCCGCCGCGCTCCTGGCCCGCGCCGGGCGCACCGCCGAGGTCCTGGAACGCTGGCGGCTGCCCGGGGAGCGCCACGACCGGGTCTGGGACGAGCGGTTCACCGCCGAGGTCCTCGCCGCCGCCGGCCTCGACGCGGCCCGCCACGCCCTGGCCGAGGCGGCCCTCGACGCCGTCGACACCGTCGTCGTGTCGTCGTCGAACCCGCGCGCGGCGGCGGCGCTGCGCCGGGCGCTGCGCGGCGACGGCCGGGACGCGACGACCGAACGGGCCACCGGCTTCACCGGGGCCGCCCACCCGGGGCTGCTGCTCGCCGCCGCGCTCGACGAGGCCCGCCCCGGCCAGACGATCCTGCTGCTGTCGGCCACCGAGGGCGCCGACGCGTTCGTCTTCCGCGTCGGCGACGGGGTACGCGCGGCGCGCGGCGGCCCGTCCGTGCGCGACCAGCTCGCCGCGCGCCAGCCCCTCGGCTACGGCCGCTACCTGCGCTGGCGCGGGCTGCTCGACGTGCAGGGCCCGGCCCGGCCGGCGGCACCCGCCCCGGCATCGCCGCCGATGCGCCGCCGCGCCGGCTGGAAGTACCGGCTGGAGGGCAGCCGCTGCGACGCCTGCGGCGCGGTCACCACGCCCCCCGGTCGGGCCTGCGCCGCCTGCGGCATCGCCGCGACGCCCGACGCCACCGGGAAGGTCTCGCTGCGCGAGCGCACCGCCCGGGTCGTGTCGGTGACCCGCGACCACCTGACCACCATGCCGGAGCCGGAGGTCGCGGTCGTCGTCGCCGACGTCGACGGCGGCGGCCGGCTCAGCGCGTACGCGACCGACGTCGCGCCCGCCGACGTCACCGTGGGCATGGCGATGACGCCGACCTTCCGGCGGCTGTGGACCACCGACGCGATCCACAACTACTTCTGGAAGCTCCGCCCGACGCCCCAGGACGCCCCGCCCGGAAAGGACACCACCGATGGCCAGTAG
- a CDS encoding SDR family NAD(P)-dependent oxidoreductase, whose product MSARVTLDGRVVVVTGAGNGIGRAHALSLAERGASVVVNDLGGTVDGSGSSGAAEQVVAEIRAAGGAAVASTDSVATAEGGADLVRRAVDAYGRLDAVIHNAGILRDRTLAKMGDDDVTAVLDVHLAGAFHVLRPAWPHLVERGYGRIVLTSSSSGLFGNFGQANYGAAKAGLIGLMNVLALEGARHGILVNAIAPTAATRMTENLLGDLADRFDPRHVAAVATYLASERCRINRHILTVGGGRVGRIFLGVTPGWYGGPAPATPDDIDGSIDDICRLDDFVVPDSGADEVTLIQRVLAGPPGPAA is encoded by the coding sequence ATGAGCGCCCGGGTCACCCTCGACGGCCGGGTCGTCGTCGTCACCGGGGCCGGCAACGGCATCGGCCGGGCCCACGCCCTCAGCCTCGCCGAGCGGGGCGCGTCGGTGGTCGTCAACGACCTCGGCGGCACGGTCGACGGCTCGGGCTCCTCCGGCGCGGCCGAGCAGGTCGTCGCCGAGATCCGCGCGGCCGGCGGCGCCGCCGTCGCCTCGACCGACTCGGTGGCGACCGCCGAGGGCGGCGCGGACCTGGTGCGCCGCGCCGTCGACGCGTACGGCCGCCTCGACGCGGTCATCCACAACGCCGGCATCCTGCGGGACCGGACGCTGGCCAAGATGGGCGACGACGACGTCACCGCCGTGCTCGACGTGCACCTCGCCGGGGCGTTCCACGTGCTGCGCCCCGCCTGGCCGCACCTGGTCGAGCGCGGCTACGGCCGGATCGTGCTGACCAGCTCGTCGTCCGGGCTGTTCGGCAACTTCGGCCAGGCCAACTACGGCGCGGCGAAGGCCGGGCTGATCGGCCTGATGAACGTCCTCGCGCTGGAGGGCGCCCGGCACGGCATCCTGGTCAACGCGATCGCGCCCACGGCGGCGACCCGGATGACCGAGAACCTCCTCGGCGACCTGGCCGACCGGTTCGACCCGCGGCACGTCGCGGCGGTGGCCACGTACCTCGCCTCCGAGCGGTGCCGGATCAACCGGCACATCCTCACCGTCGGCGGCGGCCGGGTCGGCCGGATCTTCCTGGGCGTCACCCCCGGCTGGTACGGCGGGCCCGCGCCGGCCACCCCCGACGACATCGACGGGTCCATCGACGACATCTGCCGGCTCGACGACTTCGTCGTGCCCGACAGCGGCGCCGACGAGGTCACGCTGATCCAGCGGGTCCTGGCCGGCCCGCCCGGACCGGCCGCCTGA
- a CDS encoding enoyl-CoA hydratase/isomerase family protein gives MTITLTHGHDGRVACVRYDNAARGNCVDDAALRELVDTMTAAAADETCVVIRLDMAGRHFCGGWDTSSFAGLAGAPPETVAARLRGSDAALAQIRRLPVPVVAAVRGRVVGFGAGLLDAVHLPVAAADARLSLPEARFGFAPAGVGHTITRALPRPHAYHLLTGAATATAAQLHAWGLVARVVPDAHLDREVDDLVDSLLALPQGTVRAVVEVVESSLASGAPDHAYDVSARTIVAGLAARAVSG, from the coding sequence GTGACCATCACCCTCACCCATGGGCACGACGGCCGCGTGGCGTGCGTCCGCTACGACAACGCCGCCCGCGGCAACTGCGTCGACGACGCCGCGCTGCGCGAACTCGTCGACACCATGACGGCCGCCGCCGCCGACGAGACCTGCGTGGTGATCCGCCTCGACATGGCCGGGCGGCACTTCTGCGGCGGCTGGGACACCTCGTCCTTCGCCGGGCTGGCCGGCGCGCCCCCCGAGACGGTCGCCGCCCGCCTGCGCGGCAGCGACGCCGCGCTGGCGCAGATCCGGCGGCTCCCGGTGCCCGTCGTCGCCGCCGTCCGGGGCCGGGTCGTCGGGTTCGGCGCGGGCCTGCTCGACGCCGTGCACCTGCCCGTCGCCGCCGCCGACGCCCGGCTGTCGCTGCCGGAGGCCCGCTTCGGCTTCGCGCCCGCCGGGGTCGGCCACACGATCACCCGGGCCCTGCCCCGGCCGCACGCCTACCACCTGCTGACCGGCGCGGCGACCGCCACCGCCGCCCAGCTGCACGCCTGGGGCCTGGTCGCCCGGGTCGTCCCCGACGCCCACCTCGACCGCGAGGTGGACGACCTCGTCGACTCGCTGCTCGCCCTGCCGCAGGGCACCGTGCGGGCGGTGGTCGAGGTCGTCGAGTCGAGCCTGGCCAGCGGGGCCCCCGACCACGCGTACGACGTCTCGGCGCGCACGATCGTCGCCGGCCTCGCCGCGCGGGCGGTGTCCGGGTGA
- a CDS encoding ABC transporter permease: MSQLELDPTAAGAPPRRPGRRARTSVFWLSLPLAVVSAGVFVLPLTGLLPAAGQDLAATRQPPAFLSGGTWAHPLGTDKLGQDVLTQFVTAGRLTIVIGLVGALVAIGPGTLLGVLAGYFRGWVDRVISVLIDAQLALPFILVALAIIANRGSSLPVLFLVLALTGWAVCARVTRSATMAIRERQFVFGLRAAGASEPRIVFRHILPNLAGTTVALGTLQVGTAILVESALSFLGLGVVPPMNSWGSMLASGQDELSQAWWIAFFPGLAITLLVLLVNLLGDALLTHHDPRKARR, translated from the coding sequence GTGAGCCAACTCGAACTCGACCCGACCGCCGCGGGGGCACCGCCGCGGCGGCCCGGCCGGCGCGCGCGTACCTCCGTGTTCTGGCTGTCCCTGCCGCTGGCCGTCGTCTCCGCCGGGGTGTTCGTGCTGCCGCTGACCGGACTGCTCCCGGCGGCCGGTCAGGACCTGGCCGCGACCCGGCAGCCGCCGGCCTTCCTGTCCGGCGGCACCTGGGCGCATCCCCTGGGCACCGACAAGCTCGGTCAGGACGTGCTCACCCAGTTCGTCACGGCCGGCCGCCTGACGATCGTCATCGGCCTGGTCGGCGCGCTCGTCGCCATCGGTCCCGGCACGCTGCTCGGCGTGCTCGCCGGCTACTTCCGGGGCTGGGTCGACCGGGTCATCTCGGTGCTCATCGACGCCCAGCTCGCCCTGCCGTTCATCCTCGTCGCCCTCGCGATCATCGCGAACCGGGGCAGCTCGCTGCCCGTGCTGTTCCTCGTGCTGGCGCTCACCGGCTGGGCCGTCTGCGCCCGCGTCACCCGCTCGGCGACCATGGCGATCCGGGAGCGGCAGTTCGTGTTCGGCCTGCGCGCGGCCGGCGCGTCGGAACCCCGGATCGTCTTCCGGCACATCCTGCCCAACCTCGCCGGCACGACCGTCGCGCTCGGCACCCTCCAGGTCGGCACGGCCATCCTGGTCGAGAGCGCGCTGAGCTTCCTCGGCCTGGGCGTGGTGCCGCCGATGAACAGCTGGGGCTCGATGCTGGCGTCCGGCCAGGACGAGCTGAGCCAGGCGTGGTGGATCGCGTTCTTCCCCGGGCTCGCCATCACGCTGCTGGTGCTGCTGGTGAACCTGCTCGGCGACGCGCTGCTCACCCACCACGACCCCCGGAAGGCGCGCCGATGA
- a CDS encoding ABC transporter substrate-binding protein, whose protein sequence is MMITKFLRSRRPLAAAAALAIASASLTACGGSDSDDARSSGSATVRALLAAQPATLDPIVGARSAQIVWATMLEPLINTDKDLAPTDTGLVTSWTRTDATTWTFKVRPDVAFSNGEKADAAAVANTITLTRDAAASQLKSYFTNVTAIEAPDATTVVVKTKTPQYNIPDLLTTVYLVPPKYYQEKGSEGFAAAPVGTGPYVWGGANAGRDISVKKNPDYWGTKAANDGITFTWANEAAQRLALIQSKSVDISFDLPPAQASAAKNAGVDVVSTETAMKIIAFLDSTKAPFDDPKLREAAALAIDRDAIVKGIFDGQAVADAGLLNVKPGQQPARSVTADAARAKELVGSAAPTVQISYPAAQYTNIEEVAQAVGGSLEQSGFKVTYVPLDYGTLVKRIIGRQVPGISIFAGVPNVAVPDYFVSGFMKTKSITGNCPDPKIDELAQQALEQDGAEQAAPIYDQLNTIGVVDKHCYVPLYRQVFNYATAPGVSGVVFGPLNTVDFTKTTR, encoded by the coding sequence ATGATGATCACGAAATTCCTGCGCTCCCGGCGGCCCCTCGCCGCGGCCGCCGCCCTTGCCATCGCGAGCGCCAGCCTCACCGCGTGCGGCGGGTCCGACTCCGATGACGCCCGGTCGTCCGGCTCGGCCACCGTCCGGGCGCTGCTCGCCGCCCAGCCGGCCACCCTCGACCCGATCGTCGGCGCGCGCTCCGCCCAGATCGTCTGGGCGACGATGCTGGAGCCCCTGATCAACACCGACAAGGACCTCGCCCCGACCGACACCGGCCTGGTCACGAGCTGGACGCGCACCGACGCGACGACCTGGACCTTCAAGGTCCGGCCCGACGTCGCCTTCAGCAACGGCGAGAAGGCCGACGCGGCCGCCGTGGCGAACACCATCACGCTCACCCGCGACGCCGCCGCCTCCCAGCTCAAGTCCTACTTCACCAACGTCACCGCGATCGAGGCGCCCGACGCCACCACGGTCGTGGTCAAGACGAAGACCCCGCAGTACAACATCCCCGACCTGCTCACCACGGTCTACCTGGTGCCGCCGAAGTACTACCAGGAGAAGGGGTCGGAGGGCTTCGCCGCCGCCCCCGTCGGCACCGGCCCGTACGTGTGGGGAGGCGCGAACGCCGGCCGCGACATCTCGGTCAAGAAGAACCCCGACTACTGGGGCACGAAGGCCGCCAACGACGGCATCACCTTCACCTGGGCCAACGAGGCCGCGCAGCGCCTCGCGCTGATCCAGAGCAAGAGCGTCGACATCTCCTTCGACCTGCCGCCCGCGCAGGCGAGCGCGGCCAAGAACGCCGGCGTCGACGTGGTCAGCACCGAGACGGCCATGAAGATCATCGCGTTCCTCGACTCGACGAAGGCCCCCTTCGACGACCCGAAGCTGCGCGAGGCCGCCGCCCTGGCCATCGACCGCGACGCGATCGTCAAGGGCATCTTCGACGGCCAGGCCGTCGCCGACGCCGGGCTGCTCAACGTCAAGCCGGGCCAGCAGCCGGCGCGGAGCGTGACCGCCGACGCCGCCCGGGCCAAGGAACTCGTCGGCTCCGCCGCCCCGACCGTGCAGATCAGCTACCCGGCGGCCCAGTACACCAACATCGAGGAGGTCGCCCAGGCCGTCGGCGGCAGCCTCGAACAGTCCGGCTTCAAGGTGACCTACGTCCCGCTCGACTACGGCACGCTCGTCAAGCGGATCATCGGCCGTCAGGTGCCCGGCATCTCCATCTTCGCCGGGGTGCCGAACGTCGCCGTGCCGGACTACTTCGTCAGCGGCTTCATGAAGACGAAGTCGATCACCGGCAACTGTCCCGACCCGAAGATCGACGAGCTCGCCCAGCAGGCGCTGGAGCAGGACGGCGCCGAACAGGCCGCCCCGATCTACGACCAGCTCAACACGATCGGCGTGGTGGACAAGCACTGCTACGTGCCGCTGTACCGGCAGGTGTTCAACTACGCGACCGCCCCCGGCGTCTCCGGCGTGGTGTTCGGCCCCCTGAACACCGTGGACTTCACGAAGACGACCCGCTGA
- a CDS encoding ABC transporter ATP-binding protein, translating into MTEAVRKGVSGEAARHPRTPEPETPVLVVDDLVVEHRDRGTGQVFRAVDHVSLRIDAGQSVAVVGESGSGKTTLAMAATALGPRGGGDIRLLGHSLSEISRTRLRRLRPEVQVVFQDPHGSLDPRQSVRSGLRELRALQPERTSWIGDAELLGSVRLAPELLDRYPHQLSGGQAQRVCIARALLMRPRLIVADEPTSGLDVSVQADVLALLRQIRATTGAALLMISHDLAVVRSLCDVVHVMYRGRVVESGPCEQVFVTPENDYTRELLAAMPGARWRSRR; encoded by the coding sequence ATGACCGAGGCAGTGCGCAAGGGGGTGTCGGGCGAGGCCGCCCGGCACCCCCGCACCCCGGAGCCGGAGACCCCGGTGCTGGTGGTCGACGACCTCGTCGTCGAGCACCGCGACCGCGGCACCGGCCAGGTCTTCCGCGCCGTCGACCACGTGTCGCTGCGCATCGACGCCGGCCAGAGCGTCGCCGTCGTCGGCGAGTCCGGCTCCGGCAAGACGACGCTCGCGATGGCCGCCACCGCGCTGGGGCCGCGCGGCGGGGGCGACATCCGGCTGCTCGGCCACTCCCTGTCGGAGATCAGCCGTACGCGGCTGCGCCGGCTCCGGCCCGAGGTGCAGGTCGTCTTCCAGGACCCGCACGGCTCCCTCGACCCCCGCCAGTCCGTGCGGTCCGGGCTGCGGGAGCTGCGCGCCCTGCAACCCGAACGCACCTCCTGGATCGGCGACGCCGAGCTGCTCGGCAGCGTCCGGCTCGCCCCCGAGCTGCTCGACCGCTACCCGCACCAGCTCTCCGGCGGCCAGGCCCAGCGGGTCTGCATCGCCCGGGCGCTGCTCATGCGCCCGCGCCTCATCGTCGCCGACGAGCCGACCTCCGGCCTCGACGTCTCCGTCCAGGCCGACGTGCTGGCCCTGCTCCGGCAGATCCGCGCCACCACCGGCGCGGCGCTGCTGATGATCAGCCACGACCTCGCCGTCGTCCGGTCGCTCTGCGACGTCGTGCACGTCATGTACCGCGGCCGGGTCGTCGAGTCGGGGCCCTGCGAGCAGGTCTTCGTCACCCCCGAGAACGACTACACCCGCGAGCTGCTCGCCGCCATGCCCGGAGCGCGCTGGAGGTCCCGCCGATGA
- a CDS encoding ABC transporter ATP-binding protein, with product MSVLLKADGLAVTARLASGDLRLLDDVDLEIRRGQIVGVVGESGSGKTTLARCVVGLLDRNVRVERGSVALAGDVVVAPGVDRTDRVRGSAVGMVFQDASRSLNPLMRVRAQLAEVLRRHVRDITRAEVRRRSLEVLEQMRIADPARVLDSYPHQLSGGLRQRVAIALAVVTRPALVIADECTTALDVTTQTKVVGLFRTLVDELGIGLLFVTHDLMLASDLCDRITVMSGGRVVEAGDAESVLDRPQQEYTRRLLAAIPSWT from the coding sequence ATGAGCGTCCTGCTGAAGGCCGACGGCCTCGCCGTCACCGCCCGGCTCGCCAGCGGCGACCTGCGCCTGCTCGACGACGTCGACCTGGAGATCCGCCGGGGCCAGATCGTCGGCGTCGTCGGGGAGTCCGGCAGCGGCAAGACCACCCTCGCCCGCTGCGTCGTCGGGCTGCTCGACCGCAACGTCCGCGTCGAACGCGGCTCCGTCGCGCTGGCCGGCGACGTGGTGGTGGCCCCCGGCGTCGACCGCACCGACCGGGTGCGCGGCAGCGCCGTCGGCATGGTCTTCCAGGACGCGTCGCGGTCGCTGAACCCGCTGATGCGGGTCCGCGCCCAGCTCGCCGAGGTGCTGCGCCGGCACGTCCGCGACATCACCCGGGCCGAGGTGCGCCGCCGCTCGCTGGAGGTGCTGGAGCAGATGCGCATCGCCGACCCGGCCCGCGTCCTCGACAGCTATCCCCACCAGCTCTCCGGCGGCCTGCGCCAGCGGGTCGCCATCGCACTCGCCGTCGTCACCCGCCCCGCCCTGGTGATCGCCGACGAGTGCACCACCGCCCTCGACGTCACGACGCAGACCAAGGTCGTCGGCCTGTTCCGCACCCTCGTCGACGAGCTCGGCATCGGCCTGCTCTTCGTCACCCACGACCTCATGCTCGCCAGCGACCTCTGCGACCGGATCACCGTGATGAGCGGCGGGCGGGTGGTCGAGGCCGGCGACGCCGAGAGCGTGCTGGACCGGCCGCAGCAGGAGTACACCCGACGGCTCCTGGCCGCCATCCCCTCCTGGACCTGA